The following proteins come from a genomic window of Pyxidicoccus sp. MSG2:
- a CDS encoding TPR end-of-group domain-containing protein gives MRLPTSALLLVLAGACAHAPASTETPTAAAKAPVAELPFMEPPAAPMPGWQLVKRGDVLMREGRHAEALAEYTRALDAGNTNDGTAYSAACALALLGKKQEALDQLSRAAEWGFRDVRWMQQDEDLASLRTEPAFTALVARIPTLPEKDPTAHAELKRMFAEDQADRSPPPASPEAWKAVTARDEQRRARVKELVAAGELKEGADFLAAAFIFQHGHAQEDFAMARELGAEAARRGHPGGLWIAAAAWDRWLMNAERPQRFGTQYRGDLQTKQMKLYPVDPSVTDEERARWGFPPLAEIPTTLR, from the coding sequence ATGCGACTCCCCACTTCCGCCCTGTTGCTCGTCCTCGCCGGCGCGTGTGCGCATGCGCCGGCTTCCACGGAAACCCCCACCGCCGCCGCGAAGGCGCCCGTCGCGGAGCTGCCGTTCATGGAGCCGCCCGCGGCGCCGATGCCCGGCTGGCAGCTCGTGAAGCGCGGGGATGTGTTGATGCGTGAGGGCAGGCACGCCGAGGCCCTGGCGGAGTACACGCGGGCGCTGGACGCGGGGAACACGAACGACGGCACCGCGTACTCCGCCGCGTGCGCGCTCGCGCTGCTGGGGAAGAAGCAGGAGGCGCTCGACCAGCTGTCGCGCGCGGCGGAGTGGGGCTTTCGCGACGTGAGGTGGATGCAGCAGGACGAGGACCTGGCCTCGCTGCGCACGGAGCCTGCCTTCACGGCGCTGGTGGCGCGCATCCCCACGCTCCCGGAGAAAGACCCCACGGCCCATGCCGAGCTGAAGCGGATGTTCGCGGAGGACCAGGCGGACCGCTCTCCGCCGCCGGCTTCTCCAGAAGCGTGGAAGGCCGTCACGGCGCGCGACGAGCAGCGCCGCGCGCGGGTGAAGGAACTGGTGGCAGCGGGCGAGCTGAAGGAGGGCGCGGACTTCCTCGCCGCCGCGTTCATCTTCCAGCACGGCCACGCGCAGGAGGACTTCGCCATGGCGCGGGAGCTGGGCGCGGAGGCCGCGCGCCGCGGTCACCCGGGCGGCCTGTGGATTGCCGCCGCCGCGTGGGACCGCTGGCTGATGAACGCCGAGCGGCCGCAGCGCTTCGGCACGCAGTACCGGGGCGACCTGCAGACGAAGCAGATGAAGCTCTACCCGGTGGACCCGAGCGTCACCGACGAGGAGCGCGCACGCTGGGGCTTCCCTCCGCTCGCGGAGATTCCCACCACACTGCGGTAG
- a CDS encoding peroxiredoxin — MARSKLLKEGDAVPDVTLKGAGDRPVRLRDLVGQKVLVVYFYPKDDSPGCTAQACSLRDQYEDFVAAGAEVVGISGDSVTSHEGFATKHRLPFVLLSDAGGEVRDAFGVPPSLLGLIPGRVTFVVDRKGVIRHAFESQLRVGEHVRRALELVRTLAREGEAATGASAAK, encoded by the coding sequence ATGGCGCGGTCGAAGCTGCTGAAGGAAGGCGATGCGGTCCCCGATGTCACGCTGAAGGGCGCGGGAGACCGGCCGGTGCGGCTGCGCGACCTGGTGGGGCAGAAGGTGCTCGTCGTCTACTTCTACCCGAAGGATGACTCGCCGGGCTGCACCGCGCAGGCGTGCAGCCTGAGGGACCAGTACGAGGACTTCGTGGCCGCGGGCGCGGAGGTGGTGGGCATCAGCGGTGACTCGGTGACGTCGCACGAGGGCTTCGCCACGAAGCACCGGCTGCCCTTCGTCCTGCTGAGCGACGCGGGCGGCGAGGTGCGTGACGCGTTCGGCGTGCCCCCTTCCCTGCTGGGGCTCATCCCCGGACGCGTCACCTTCGTGGTGGACCGCAAGGGTGTCATCCGCCACGCGTTCGAGTCGCAGCTGCGCGTGGGCGAGCACGTGCGGCGCGCGCTGGAGCTGGTCCGCACGCTCGCCCGCGAGGGTGAGGCGGCGACGGGCGCGTCCGCCGCGAAGTAG
- a CDS encoding PTS sugar transporter subunit IIA, with translation MVGLVVASHGRLAEELVSTAEQIVGKLPAVATCNIEPGTPVEELRAKMKQAVARVDEGEGVIILADLFGGTPCKESLMMCQRMNLEVLAGVNLPMLLKANSLRNEQLSLPEMANQLASHGQRNITCASALLREAQQQPRT, from the coding sequence ATGGTCGGCCTCGTCGTCGCATCGCACGGGCGTCTAGCGGAGGAGCTGGTCTCCACCGCGGAGCAGATCGTGGGAAAGCTTCCCGCGGTGGCAACCTGCAACATCGAGCCAGGGACTCCTGTCGAGGAGCTCCGCGCGAAGATGAAGCAGGCGGTTGCCCGCGTGGATGAGGGGGAAGGTGTCATCATCCTCGCGGACCTGTTCGGCGGCACTCCCTGCAAGGAGTCGCTGATGATGTGTCAGCGGATGAACCTGGAGGTCCTCGCCGGCGTCAACCTGCCCATGCTTCTCAAGGCGAACTCGCTCCGCAACGAGCAGTTGTCGCTTCCGGAGATGGCCAACCAGCTGGCTTCCCATGGCCAGCGCAACATCACCTGCGCATCCGCCCTGCTTCGCGAGGCCCAGCAGCAGCCGCGAACTTGA
- a CDS encoding PTS sugar transporter subunit IIB, with protein MITLVRVDNRLIHGQVVEAWLPFLKVSRVVVADDEAASSPLIRAAMALAVQSAIEVQILPLAQVDFAALSKDGVRTLVLLRDVAAVPFAFAHGLSMDELNLGNVHFGTGRRQVSPSVFLAEAELKTLQQVSEQGVRVEARAVPSEKPVELLDLTDRWAKAG; from the coding sequence GTGATCACCCTGGTCCGCGTCGACAACCGCCTCATCCATGGTCAGGTCGTCGAGGCCTGGCTGCCCTTCCTCAAGGTCTCCCGGGTCGTCGTCGCGGATGACGAGGCGGCTTCCAGCCCCCTCATCCGGGCGGCCATGGCCCTGGCCGTCCAGAGCGCCATCGAGGTGCAGATTCTCCCCCTGGCCCAGGTGGACTTCGCCGCCCTCTCCAAGGACGGGGTGCGCACCCTGGTGCTCCTGCGGGACGTCGCGGCGGTGCCCTTCGCCTTCGCGCACGGCCTGTCCATGGACGAGCTGAACCTGGGCAACGTGCACTTCGGCACCGGGCGCCGGCAGGTGTCCCCGTCCGTCTTCCTGGCGGAGGCGGAGCTGAAGACGCTCCAGCAGGTGTCCGAGCAGGGCGTGCGCGTGGAGGCCCGCGCGGTGCCCTCGGAGAAGCCCGTGGAGTTGCTGGACCTCACCGACCGGTGGGCGAAGGCCGGGTGA